Proteins co-encoded in one Candidatus Polarisedimenticolia bacterium genomic window:
- a CDS encoding cytochrome c, translating into MTRIRRVPALLIPAAILAAGLTAAAAPGKPDVPIVKPVDLKGDAQAGEKIYLATCWTCHGLGGDGRGPASAGMQPVPTDFSKPDALKKKSDGEIWDAILKGKPASAMYAQSLSPQDVVDVAAYLRTLARSPAQGKGFLEALAHGNREAGRGLYNEKCWPCHGPTGRGNGPAAAALKPPPADFTDPDLVVARTGSRLYQALTVGIPG; encoded by the coding sequence GTGACACGCATTCGGCGCGTGCCAGCGCTTCTGATTCCGGCAGCCATCCTGGCGGCCGGACTCACCGCGGCCGCCGCCCCGGGGAAACCGGATGTCCCGATCGTCAAGCCGGTCGACCTGAAGGGGGATGCGCAGGCGGGGGAGAAGATCTACCTGGCAACCTGCTGGACCTGCCACGGACTGGGAGGCGACGGCCGGGGGCCCGCCTCGGCCGGAATGCAGCCCGTGCCCACCGACTTTTCGAAGCCCGATGCCCTCAAGAAAAAATCGGATGGCGAGATCTGGGACGCGATCCTGAAGGGCAAGCCGGCAAGCGCCATGTACGCCCAGAGTCTCTCGCCGCAGGACGTGGTCGACGTGGCGGCCTATCTGCGCACGCTGGCGCGCAGCCCCGCCCAGGGAAAAGGGTTCCTGGAAGCCCTGGCGCACGGCAATCGCGAGGCGGGACGCGGCCTGTACAACGAGAAATGCTGGCCCTGCCACGGGCCGACGGGCCGCGGCAACGGTCCCGCCGCGGCGGCGCTGAAGCCGCCGCCGGCCGATTTCACCGATCCCGATCTGGTGGTGGCCCGCACCGGCAGCCGTCTCTACCAGGCGCTGACGGTGGGGATTCCCGGC
- a CDS encoding EamA family transporter, producing the protein MQNSSLSVPSASARPQFSPADARRGDWMVLVSALCFATMPVFGTYAYGAGIGVVTLLAWRFVLSVALLALIAALSGRMVRPPRGTAVGLLGMGVMYLVMSFIYFQALRLAPVSTLTLLFYTYPAVVTILSAVLLREPLTRVKTTALVLALAGCAVVLSPAELGDWRGAALALGASLLYSGFLVAGTPLIRRVEPVLATLLILSVSAAGYLIAALVTGAAAPPPSPIAWGSILGIVVIATVMSDLSFFWGLPRTGASRAAILSTLEPVCTLGMAALLLGEAISPGRLWGGVLILLSVVLIHRE; encoded by the coding sequence ATGCAGAATTCCTCCCTCAGCGTACCTTCCGCCTCCGCGCGCCCGCAGTTCTCCCCCGCCGACGCGCGGCGCGGCGACTGGATGGTCCTCGTCTCGGCCCTTTGCTTTGCCACCATGCCGGTTTTCGGGACTTACGCTTATGGGGCGGGGATCGGAGTGGTGACGCTTCTGGCCTGGAGGTTCGTGCTCTCCGTGGCGCTGCTGGCGCTGATCGCCGCGCTTTCGGGGAGGATGGTCCGGCCGCCGCGCGGCACCGCCGTCGGGCTGCTGGGCATGGGGGTGATGTACCTCGTCATGTCGTTCATCTATTTCCAGGCCTTGCGTCTGGCGCCGGTGTCGACCCTCACACTCCTTTTCTATACCTATCCCGCGGTGGTCACGATTCTCTCGGCGGTCCTGCTGCGCGAGCCGCTGACGCGGGTCAAGACGACTGCCCTGGTCCTGGCGCTGGCGGGCTGCGCCGTGGTGCTTTCCCCGGCGGAGCTCGGCGACTGGCGCGGCGCCGCGCTGGCCTTGGGCGCCTCCCTGCTCTACTCCGGCTTCCTGGTGGCCGGCACGCCGCTGATCCGGCGGGTCGAGCCGGTCCTGGCGACCCTGCTCATCCTGAGCGTCTCCGCGGCGGGATACCTGATCGCGGCGCTGGTCACCGGTGCCGCGGCGCCGCCGCCGAGTCCCATCGCCTGGGGATCGATCCTGGGAATCGTGGTGATCGCCACGGTGATGTCGGATCTGTCGTTTTTCTGGGGCCTGCCGCGCACCGGCGCCAGCCGCGCCGCGATCCTGAGCACGCTCGAGCCGGTATGCACGCTGGGAATGGCCGCGCTCCTGCTCGGAGAAGCGATCTCCCCGGGACGGCTCTGGGGCGGGGTCCTCATTCTTCTGAGCGTCGTGCTGATTCATCGAGAGTAA
- a CDS encoding TlpA disulfide reductase family protein has translation MSRMTMLKVGDKAPGFTLEGTDGKRYSLGKGAPGAVFLAFFKNNCPTCQLAFPFLQRLFERVEGEPLGFWGISQDDPDATKAFARQWGIHFPLLPDEPGYPVSNAFGLTNVPTLYLVEADGRIAWSSMGFVKADLEALAAELRRRLRVPGVTPLFVEADGVPELKPG, from the coding sequence ATGTCGCGTATGACCATGCTCAAGGTGGGCGACAAGGCACCCGGCTTCACCCTCGAAGGAACCGACGGGAAGCGCTATTCCCTGGGAAAAGGCGCACCCGGAGCGGTCTTCCTTGCCTTCTTCAAGAACAACTGCCCGACCTGCCAGCTGGCTTTTCCTTTCCTGCAGCGGCTTTTCGAGCGGGTGGAGGGGGAGCCTCTCGGGTTCTGGGGAATCTCCCAGGACGACCCCGATGCGACGAAGGCCTTCGCCCGTCAGTGGGGAATCCATTTCCCACTGCTCCCCGACGAGCCCGGCTATCCGGTCTCCAACGCCTTCGGCCTCACGAATGTCCCCACCCTCTACCTGGTCGAGGCGGACGGGCGCATCGCCTGGAGCTCGATGGGATTCGTCAAAGCCGACCTGGAGGCGCTCGCCGCGGAGCTGCGGCGCCGCCTGCGCGTCCCCGGAGTGACTCCACTCTTCGTCGAGGCGGATGGCGTCCCGGAGCTGAAGCCGGGCTGA